The Algiphilus sp. DNA segment AGCAGGGAACTGTGGTTGAACTTGAGCGAATTCCATTGCAGCCCGGCCAGGCCGAGCAGACCGACGGAAAGCACGAGTACGGCGATCAGAACCTCGATGAGCGTCACGCCACGCGAGGCGTTCGGCGGCACGGTACGGTCGCTCGGCCTGTGCATCGGCATCAGCACGTCGCTACGCCCTTCTTCAACTCGGTTCGCCCGACGTTGTTGACGCACGCCATTCGAGTCGGCACGCCGGATGCGGTGTAGCTGAAGCTCGCCGAGGTCACGGCCTGACCGGTACCCATGAATGACTGGCTCTGCGGGCCACTGAGTGCGGCCGGCCCGGAAAGCGATTGCCAGACCCGCAACAGGTCAGTTGCATCGCCCGGCTCGCCATCGCCATCGGCATCACGGAAAACGACCCATCCGACCGACCAGTCGGTGCCGCCGGTGCACGATGTCTGATTGCTGGACGGACACATGGACACCGTCGTCCCGCGTCGAATGGCCTCTGAGCGTGCGAAGGTCAGCGCGCTCACCAGCGTGTTCGTCTGCGTGGCGGCCCGGTTGCCCTGCATCAGGCTTCTGAACCCCGGAACCGCGACAACGGCCAGGATCGCAGCGACCGCGACCGTCACCAGCAGTTCGATGAGCGTGAAGCCTGTGGTTGGTCTCATATTGCGTGACGCTTACACCGATTCGGCGGACGCTGCACGGGCGGCGCGACGGACGGTGTCCGTTGACTGCTCTGTGCGTGTCGCTTTTTTGCCGGCGCGTTGTAAGAGCCGTCTTCCCCCGAAGCTTCCGCGCAGTCTCGCCGGCGTTGCCGGTGCAGCGCAACCCTCGTGTGATTTCACGGCGCACACGCCTGCTCGGCAACCCGCGGACGGCCAGTGGCGTTGATGATGATGCGGTGCTCGGAGTCTTCTTCGCAGAAGCGTACGCTTCCCATCATAAGGGCCCCGCTATCGGTGCGCGCCTGTCCCGTCGGGATATAGCTGAGATAGGGCTCGGCCGTAGCGCCGAAGCGGAACTGGATGTCGATTCCGCCCATGTCGGGCGCGAAGCTGCGCAACACCGGTGCGGTGGCTGCGTATGGATCCGGACCGGCGACCACGAGCCATCCGTCGTCGAAGTCGGCGCCGGCTTCGCACTTCTGTTGATCGGAGGTAGCGCACACGGCCACCCGCACGCCGCGGCGCGCTGCTTCCGAGCGGGCGAAGTGCACACTGGCAAGGAAGCTGTTCACTGCGGTGTTGACCCGCATGTCCCGAACCAGGCTGGTGAAGGCCGGAACGGCCACCGTGACGAGGATGGTAGCGACCGCAACGGTGACCATGAGCTCCACCAGCGTGAACCCGATGCTCATCCGGCGCGGTGTAACGGATCGACTGTACAGGCGTGCTGTGTGCGGGTAGGGCAATGTCGGCTCCCGGATCGAACCAGACGCCGTAAATTACTATCAAGTAGAGCGCGATGCACCCTGATCGTCATGGCTGGTGCGTGCGATCCGTTCGAGTGCAATGCTCGGGTGCCGCCGGCGCTCCTTCCTGACCGGAGGACATGCTTGGGAATACCGGTTGGCCTGCCGCTAGTGGTAAGATTCCACAAAGTCGCCGGCGTAGCTCAGCTGGTAGAGCAGCGCATTCGTAATGCGCGGGTCGGGAGTTCGATTCTCTCCGCCGGCACCAGAACCCGCAGCGTTCCGCGACACTCGTCGCGGTTCCGCTGATGTCGCATGCATGGCTGCACGCCATGAGTCGCGACTGGCCGCGATGGCCGTTTCGTCACACCATTCCGATGACCGTGCCGCGCTGGCTGAGCGAGGCATGTCCGAATGCCGTGCGGGCCTTCGGGCCATGCGGTGCCGACGCGCGAAGTGGCGGAGAGGGTGGGATTCGAACCCACGGTGCCCTCGCAGGCACGGCGGTTTTCAAGACCGCTGCAT contains these protein-coding regions:
- a CDS encoding GspH/FimT family pseudopilin yields the protein MSIGFTLVELMVTVAVATILVTVAVPAFTSLVRDMRVNTAVNSFLASVHFARSEAARRGVRVAVCATSDQQKCEAGADFDDGWLVVAGPDPYAATAPVLRSFAPDMGGIDIQFRFGATAEPYLSYIPTGQARTDSGALMMGSVRFCEEDSEHRIIINATGRPRVAEQACAP
- a CDS encoding GspH/FimT family pseudopilin, producing the protein MRPTTGFTLIELLVTVAVAAILAVVAVPGFRSLMQGNRAATQTNTLVSALTFARSEAIRRGTTVSMCPSSNQTSCTGGTDWSVGWVVFRDADGDGEPGDATDLLRVWQSLSGPAALSGPQSQSFMGTGQAVTSASFSYTASGVPTRMACVNNVGRTELKKGVATC